In one Pseudomonas sp. R84 genomic region, the following are encoded:
- a CDS encoding aminotransferase class III-fold pyridoxal phosphate-dependent enzyme has translation MNLFSLRRQMPSLDDLAFEADPAESSENPSAERLMPSVERPQQVFVRGQGSWLWDSNDRAYLDFSQAGGANSLGHSPSALVKAISSQAQALINPGFNLHNRGMLSLAERLCAATFSDQAYLLNSGSEACEAAIKLARKWGQLHRGGASRIIVAKQGCHGRSLATISASDSCNLHNRFAPLLPGFDLVPFNDLPALHAAVDAQTVAIMLEPIQSDAGVVPATGHYLKGVERLCRELGILLILDEVQTGLGRCGTLLAEQSYGVRADIVVLGKGLGGGVPLAALLARGNACCFEAGELGGTHHGNALMTAAGLVVLDSVHDRSFLQQVNDNGQHLREGLTRLAHRYDHGELRGQGLFYGLTLSDDCAEAVVHAALHEGLLLNAPQANCLRFTPALTVSKANIDEMLLRLGRAFSRVRTAQLQCRKGIAV, from the coding sequence ATGAATCTGTTCAGTTTGCGGCGCCAGATGCCGAGTCTTGATGACCTCGCCTTCGAGGCCGATCCCGCTGAAAGCAGCGAAAATCCTAGCGCTGAAAGGCTGATGCCCAGCGTCGAAAGGCCGCAACAGGTGTTCGTCCGGGGGCAGGGTTCATGGTTGTGGGACAGTAACGACCGCGCTTACCTCGATTTTTCCCAGGCCGGCGGTGCCAATAGCCTTGGCCACAGCCCTTCGGCATTGGTCAAAGCCATCAGCAGTCAGGCGCAAGCGCTGATCAATCCCGGTTTCAATCTGCATAATCGCGGCATGCTCAGCCTTGCCGAGCGTCTGTGCGCCGCCACTTTCAGCGATCAGGCCTACTTGCTCAACAGCGGCAGCGAAGCCTGTGAAGCAGCGATCAAACTCGCGCGCAAGTGGGGGCAGCTGCATCGCGGCGGCGCCTCGCGGATCATTGTCGCGAAGCAGGGTTGTCACGGTCGCAGTCTGGCGACAATTTCCGCCTCGGACAGCTGCAACCTGCACAACCGGTTTGCGCCGTTGCTGCCGGGTTTCGATCTGGTACCGTTCAACGACTTGCCGGCGTTGCACGCGGCGGTCGATGCGCAGACTGTAGCGATCATGCTGGAGCCGATCCAAAGTGATGCCGGCGTTGTTCCGGCAACCGGGCATTACCTTAAAGGTGTCGAACGACTGTGCCGCGAATTGGGCATTCTGCTGATTCTCGACGAAGTGCAAACTGGCTTAGGTCGCTGCGGCACCTTGCTCGCAGAACAATCCTACGGCGTGCGCGCCGATATCGTCGTGCTCGGCAAAGGGCTTGGCGGCGGTGTGCCGTTGGCGGCACTGCTGGCACGGGGCAATGCATGCTGTTTTGAGGCGGGCGAACTCGGTGGTACGCATCACGGCAATGCGCTGATGACAGCGGCCGGTTTAGTGGTACTCGACAGCGTGCACGACCGCAGCTTTCTCCAGCAGGTCAACGACAACGGCCAGCATCTGCGTGAAGGCCTTACCCGATTGGCGCACCGCTACGACCACGGCGAACTGCGCGGCCAAGGCCTTTTCTACGGGCTGACCCTGTCAGACGATTGCGCCGAAGCTGTGGTCCACGCCGCCCTCCACGAAGGCCTGCTGCTCAACGCCCCGCAAGCCAACTGCCTGCGCTTCACCCCGGCACTCACGGTCAGCAAAGCCAACATCGACGAAATGCTCCTGCGCCTGGGCCGCGCCTTCTCGCGAGTGCGCACCGCACAACTGCAATGCCGCAAGGGGATTGCAGTTTGA
- a CDS encoding YqaE/Pmp3 family membrane protein, producing the protein MDFIRIIIAILLPPLGVFLQVGFGGAFWLNILLTLCGYIPGIVHAVYIIAKR; encoded by the coding sequence ATGGATTTCATTCGCATCATCATCGCTATTCTGTTGCCACCACTGGGCGTGTTTCTGCAGGTCGGGTTTGGCGGGGCGTTCTGGCTGAACATTCTGCTGACGTTGTGCGGGTATATTCCGGGGATCGTGCATGCGGTGTACATCATCGCCAAGCGCTGA
- a CDS encoding LysR family transcriptional regulator encodes MDFKQLRYFVAVYEEGHVGRAAERLSISQPALSQQIRQLEQNLDVTLFERSSKRLLPTLAAHTLYNHALPLLDGLQRAREALGNFKGQALRTLAIGVLQTVHTSLVPQMLERVRKAQPHLVVQIYELTGLEIERRLLNGSLDIGISYLPPRQPGLHGVMLYEDELTLVIPADHPLREFKKVSMRQAAELPMLLLGEEFQIRQIWQAQLTALGRRPQVQAELNNMVGILDSLPHTKLATVLPGRSQKEYDDQDLLWKPLSEPRVPLKVGLVCRDVQRQQAPLALLQTLLEEVMEREVKPALDPLA; translated from the coding sequence ATGGATTTCAAACAACTGCGTTATTTCGTCGCGGTCTACGAAGAAGGCCATGTCGGCCGTGCCGCTGAACGCCTGTCGATCTCGCAACCGGCGCTGTCGCAGCAGATCCGCCAGCTCGAACAGAACCTCGACGTCACCCTGTTCGAGCGCAGCAGCAAACGCCTGCTGCCTACCCTCGCCGCGCACACGCTGTACAACCACGCTTTGCCATTGCTCGACGGCTTGCAACGGGCGCGCGAAGCATTGGGCAACTTCAAGGGCCAGGCCTTGCGCACGCTGGCGATCGGCGTGCTGCAAACGGTGCACACGAGTCTGGTGCCGCAAATGCTCGAGCGGGTGCGCAAGGCGCAGCCGCATCTAGTGGTGCAGATTTATGAATTGACCGGACTTGAGATCGAGCGGCGTCTGCTCAACGGGTCGCTGGACATCGGCATCAGTTATCTGCCGCCGCGCCAACCGGGGCTGCATGGGGTGATGTTGTACGAAGATGAACTGACACTGGTGATCCCGGCGGATCATCCGTTGCGCGAATTCAAGAAAGTCTCGATGCGCCAGGCTGCTGAATTGCCGATGTTGCTATTGGGCGAAGAGTTTCAGATTCGCCAGATCTGGCAGGCGCAACTCACTGCCCTCGGGCGACGTCCGCAGGTGCAGGCCGAGTTGAATAATATGGTGGGGATTCTCGACAGTCTGCCGCACACCAAACTGGCAACGGTGCTGCCGGGCCGTTCGCAGAAGGAATACGACGATCAGGATCTGCTGTGGAAACCGCTGAGCGAGCCACGGGTGCCGCTGAAGGTTGGGCTGGTCTGTCGCGATGTGCAGCGCCAGCAGGCACCTTTGGCGCTGTTGCAGACATTGCTGGAAGAAGTGATGGAGCGCGAAGTAAAGCCAGCGCTGGATCCGTTGGCCTGA
- a CDS encoding acyl-CoA dehydrogenase C-terminal domain-containing protein → MADYKAPLRDMRFVLNEVFEVAKLWAELPALAETVDAETVEAILEEAGKVTSKSIAPLSRAADEEGCHWADGAVTTPAGFPQAYQTYAEGGWVGVGGDPEFGGMGMPKAVSAQVEEMVNSASLSFGLYPMLTAGACLSINAHASEELKAAYLPNMYAGVWAGSMCLTEPHAGTDLGIIRTKAEPQADGSYKVSGTKIFITGGEHDLTENIIHLVLAKLPDAPAGPKGISLFLVPKFMVNADGSLGARNPANCGSIEHKMGIQASATCVMNFDEAVGYLVGEPNKGLAAMFTMMNYERLGVGIQGLATGERSYQNAVEYARDRLQSRSPTGAQNKDKVADPIIVHPDVRRMLLTMKASNEGGRAFSTYVAMQLDTAKFSEDATTRKRAEDLVALLTPVAKAFLTDLGLETTVHGQQIFGGHGYIREWGQEQLVRDVRITQIYEGTNGIQALDLVGRKIVGSGGAFYKLFADEIRHFTATASADLGEFTKPLNDAVDTLDELTSWLLDRAKNNPNEIGAASVEYLQAFGYTAYAYMWALMAKASLGKEAQDDFYASKLGTARFYFARLLPRIHSLSTSVKAGSESLFLLDAAQF, encoded by the coding sequence ATGGCTGACTACAAAGCGCCGCTGCGCGATATGCGCTTCGTCCTCAATGAAGTGTTCGAGGTCGCCAAACTCTGGGCCGAACTGCCGGCGCTGGCCGAGACTGTCGACGCCGAAACCGTTGAAGCCATTCTCGAAGAGGCCGGCAAGGTCACCAGCAAAAGCATCGCGCCGCTGAGCCGTGCGGCTGACGAAGAAGGTTGCCATTGGGCCGACGGCGCCGTCACCACTCCGGCCGGTTTCCCACAGGCTTATCAGACTTATGCCGAAGGCGGTTGGGTCGGCGTGGGCGGTGATCCCGAGTTCGGCGGCATGGGCATGCCCAAAGCCGTGTCGGCGCAGGTCGAAGAAATGGTCAACTCTGCCAGCCTGTCCTTCGGTCTGTACCCGATGTTGACTGCCGGCGCCTGCCTGTCGATCAACGCCCACGCCAGCGAAGAGCTGAAAGCCGCGTACCTGCCGAACATGTACGCTGGCGTCTGGGCCGGCTCGATGTGCCTGACCGAGCCGCACGCCGGCACCGACCTGGGGATTATTCGCACCAAGGCCGAGCCTCAGGCCGACGGGTCGTACAAAGTCAGCGGCACTAAGATCTTCATCACCGGTGGCGAACACGACCTCACCGAAAACATCATTCACCTGGTGCTGGCCAAGCTGCCGGACGCCCCGGCGGGCCCGAAGGGCATCTCGCTGTTCCTGGTGCCGAAGTTCATGGTCAACGCCGACGGCAGCCTGGGCGCGCGCAACCCGGCGAACTGCGGTTCGATCGAACACAAAATGGGCATCCAGGCGTCCGCGACCTGTGTGATGAACTTCGATGAAGCCGTGGGCTATCTGGTCGGTGAGCCGAATAAAGGTCTGGCCGCGATGTTCACCATGATGAACTACGAGCGTTTGGGCGTGGGCATCCAAGGTCTGGCCACCGGCGAGCGCTCCTATCAGAACGCCGTCGAATACGCCCGCGACCGTCTGCAAAGCCGTTCGCCGACTGGCGCGCAGAACAAAGACAAAGTCGCTGACCCGATCATCGTCCACCCGGACGTGCGGCGCATGCTGCTGACCATGAAAGCCTCGAACGAGGGCGGCCGTGCGTTTTCCACCTACGTGGCAATGCAACTCGACACCGCCAAGTTCAGCGAAGACGCCACCACGCGCAAACGTGCGGAAGATCTGGTCGCGTTGCTGACGCCTGTGGCCAAGGCATTCCTCACCGACCTGGGTCTGGAAACCACCGTGCACGGCCAGCAGATTTTCGGCGGCCACGGCTACATCCGCGAGTGGGGTCAGGAGCAACTGGTACGTGACGTGCGCATCACCCAGATCTATGAAGGCACAAACGGCATTCAGGCACTGGACCTGGTCGGGCGCAAGATCGTCGGCAGCGGTGGCGCTTTCTACAAGCTGTTCGCTGACGAGATCCGCCATTTCACCGCGACGGCCAGCGCCGATCTGGGCGAATTCACCAAACCGCTGAACGATGCCGTCGACACCCTCGACGAGCTGACCTCGTGGCTGCTGGATCGGGCGAAAAACAACCCGAACGAAATCGGCGCGGCTTCGGTCGAATATTTGCAAGCATTCGGATACACAGCGTACGCCTACATGTGGGCATTGATGGCCAAAGCTTCGCTGGGCAAAGAAGCGCAAGACGATTTCTATGCCAGCAAACTGGGCACCGCGCGCTTCTACTTCGCCCGTTTGCTGCCGCGTATTCACTCGTTGAGTACGTCGGTGAAGGCCGGTAGCGAGTCGCTGTTCCTGCTGGATGCGGCGCAATTCTGA